A window of the Plasmodium vivax chromosome 12, whole genome shotgun sequence genome harbors these coding sequences:
- a CDS encoding hypothetical protein (encoded by transcript PVX_116595A), with the protein MKWAQFALRPCLHLVQKGSTERRHFLYTQQKRICNQQTPLHIYNATKYSKRSMNHRLFYINWLFLFLFLDLCNGHLDI; encoded by the exons atgaagtgggCACAGTTCGCGTTGCGTCCGTGCCTGCACCTCGTTCAG aAGGGGAGTACGGAGAGGAGGCACTTCCTATACACCCAG CAAAAACGCATATGCAACCAGCAAACCCCGCTACACATTTACAACGCAACGAAGTACTCGAAGCGGTCGATGAACCACCGGCTATTTTACATCAATTggcttttcctctttttattCTTGGACTTGTGTAATGGTCACTTGGACATATGA
- a CDS encoding Tetratricopeptide repeat protein 11, putative (encoded by transcript PVX_116600A), with translation MDSPEFLKIELERVKSDYENELSVDHVMPKTQFDYACMLICSSDLKNIQLASSLLHELLLINYNRIDCLYQLAIAHIKLRDYKKAKNYLNALLKIDARNSNALALKSLLFDLISSDGLIGALLVALTACGLYLSFKSFKFF, from the exons ATGGACAGCCCGGAGTTCCTCAAAATTGAGCTGGAGAGGGTGAAGAGTGACTATGAAAAT gaactATCCGTTGACCACGTAATGCCCAAGACCCAGTTCGACTACGCCTGCATGCTAATCTGCTCGTCGGACCTGAAGAACATCCAGCTGGCCTCCTCCCTGCTGCACGAGCTGCTGCTCATAAACTACAACCGAATCGACTGCCTGTACCAGCTAGCCATCGCGCACATCAAACTGCGGGACTATAAGAAGGCCAAGAACTACCTGAACGCGTTGCTCAAAATCGATGCCAGAAATAGCAATGCGCTGGCCCTGAAAAGCCTTCTCTTCGACTTAATCTCGTCGGACGGGTTGATCGGCGCCCTGCTCGTGGCCCTCACCGCCTGCGGCCTTTACTTGTCCTTCAAGTCGtttaagtttttttaa